One Ornithorhynchus anatinus isolate Pmale09 chromosome 2, mOrnAna1.pri.v4, whole genome shotgun sequence DNA segment encodes these proteins:
- the LOC100084723 gene encoding RING finger protein 112-like: MEKSPPIASTINLEEDLTCSICLDLLEDPTSLECAHNFCSTCITDYCSTETQDAQCSAQPRCPECRSPFQRDQCVPDTRLRSLVQKFKSRQQKMLTFFQEAKEPKALKLVDCCPSEGPILNIDALNHCLRNPKVQDTPVCLITVLGEQRTGKSFLLNQMLLALKAMESGQDSWRPQGGEDLQGFQWGGGSDTITKGLWIWNKPFLLKKNEEKVAVFLLDIEGSMALDECKESNVKLSALTMLLSSYQILNVFRILKEADLEYLEMFLHVAETIGEICGMEAVQHLDILVRDWGYSEEFGWAPGKAYMNDIIQKQKRKHPKVWKMLQEARTQCYLLPFAGKNMATKKGGNTADMDAEFCSSLHAYVIHVLESANNHAKRGQKGPLTGNQLATAIEVLSDLMKHEKFGFSSPVEMATDFKNRMLQKIKEFEEIMKKEKAIQQHNLDLKQNKFKEFEEFLGKQNEATKPLFSALRIRPNTMKACLAKERDSILASFSEAYIGKDQRWAVETLQEKIQAKEETFLKAYFKRYCGHVAAAGGTAAGVLALVGAGVGAGVAAAVVAAEAVPLMSAGIAGAVGAGVGAGVGAGVGTGVGVGVGQSSRRAEQQNEEEEELLDAEEL; this comes from the exons ATGGAAAAATCCCCACCAATCGCCTCCACAATCAACCTGGAGGAGGACCTCACTTGTTCCATCTGCCTGGATCTTCTTGAGGACCCCACCTCTCTTGAGTGTGCTCACAACTTCTGCTCCACTTGCATCACTGATTACTGCAGCACAGAGACCCAGGAtgcccagtgttcagcacagccCCGCTGTCCCGAGTGCCGGAGTCCTTTCCAGAGGGACCAGTGTGTGCCGGACACTCGACTCCGGAGTCTGGTGCAGAAGTTTAAGTCCCGGCAGCAGAAGATGCTGACGTTTTTCCAGGAGGCAAAG GAGCCCAAGGCACTGAAGCTGGTGGACTGCTGCCCCTCAGAGGGCCCCATCCTCAACATCGACGCTCTGAATCACTGCCTGAGGAACCCCAAAGTTCAGGACACCCCTGTCTGCCTTATCACCGTCCTGGGGGAGCAGCGCACAGGGAAGTCCTTCCTTCTCAACCAGATGCTCCTGGCGCTCAAGGCGATG GAATCTGGCCAGGACAGCTGGAGGCCACAAGGAGGGGAAGACCTGCAGGGCTtccagtggggaggaggaagcgaCACCATCACAAAGGGCTTGTGGATATGGAATAAGCCATTCCTGCTGAAGAAGAATgaggagaag GTGGCTGTGTTCCTGTTGGACATCGAGGGATCCATGGCCCTGGACGAATGCAAGGAGAGCAATGTCAAGCTGTCGGCTCTCACCATGCTGCTTAGTTCCTACCAG ATCCTCAACGTCTTCAGAATACTGAAAGAGGCAGACCTGGAGTATCTAGAG ATGTTTCTCCATGTTGCTGAGACGATAGGAGAAATCTGTGGCATGGAAGCAGTCCAG cacttagacatCTTAGTTCGTGACTGGGGGTACTCAGAAGAGTTTGGATGGGCGCCGGGGAAGGCATACATGAATGATATCATCCAA AAACAGAAACGGAAACATCCCAAGGTCTGGAAGATGCTACAAGAAGCCCGCACCCAGTGCTATCTTCTGCCCTTCGCAGGGAAGAATATGGCAACCAAAAAAGGAGGAAACACAGCTG acaTGGATGCCGAATTCTGCAGCTCTCTGCACGCCTACGTCATACATGTGTTGGAGTCGGCCAACAATCACGCGAAGAGAGGCCAGAAAGGCCCGCTCACCGGAAACCAGTTAGCTACGGCGATTGAG GTACTCTCCGACCTAATGAAGCATGAGAAGTTTGGATTCTCCTCCCCTGTTGAG ATGGCCACTGACTTCAAAAACCGGATGCTGCAGAAGATCAAAGAATTTGAGGAGATTATGAAGAAGGAG AAGGCCATTCAACAACACAACCTGGACCTGAAGCAGAACAAGTTCAAGGAATTTGAGGAGTTTTTAGGGAAGCAG AATGAGGCCACAAAGCCACTGTTCTCTGCCCTCCGTATCCGTCCAAACACCATGAAGGCATGCCTAGCCAAAGAGAGGGACAGCATCTTGGCCTCCTTCTCTGAAGCCTACATAGGCAAGGACCAGAGATGGGCCGTGGAGACCCTCCAAGAGAAGatccaggccaaggaggagacgTTCTTGAAGGCTTATTTCAAACGTTACTGTGGTCACGTGGCAGCCGCGGGCGGGACTGCAGCTGGGGTGTTGGCCCTGgttggagctggggtgggggctggtgtGGCAGCAGCTGTCGTGGCAGCTGAGGCTGTTCCACTGATGTCCGCGGGGATTGCGGGGGCtgtaggggctggagtgggggctggggtgggggctggggtggggaccgGGGTCGGAGTTGGGGTGGGCCAGAGTAGTAGGAGGgcagagcagcagaatgaagaggaggaggagcttctTGATGCCGAAGAGTTGTGA